From the Zymomonas mobilis subsp. pomaceae ATCC 29192 genome, the window TTCCAGCATTTCCAAGGCGACGGTACCTTGACCTGCGATGATAGCCGGATCATTAAACGGATGAACAAAAGTTAAGTCATCTTGTTCTGCCAATTTTAACGCATGGGCCAGCGATTCATCAAATTGTTCGCCATAAAGAACAATTTTAGCCCCATGACCGCGCGTTTGTTCGACCTTTACGGTCGGGGTGTGTTCCGGCATGACAATGGTAACAGGAATATCAAGCCGATTACCATGATACGCTAACCCTTGTGCATGATTACCTGCCGAGGCAGCGATAACCCCTCGTTCTCTCGATTTTTGATCAAGGGATAATAATTTATTAAGCGCACCCCGTTCTTTATAAGAAGCGGTAAACTGAAGATTTTCGAATTTCAGCCAAATGCCCGCACCCGTTAAGTCTGATAGCGTGCGACTATAGAGCGTCGGCGTTCTGACAATAGCATTTTTAATACGCTTATGAGCCTGTTTAACATCATCAAGCGAAACCGGAAGAGTTTCTGGATTATCCAAGCTTACCATGCTTTATCCCGCATTTTCAGCAATAGCGAGAAATTATCGCTATTGCCTTTTAATCTAAAATAGATGTTATCCGTTTATACCCCTACCTGTGAAAAAAATAGGGTTCATCATGTTATAGCAGAGGGGCTTTCTATTGCTGAAGAAATCTTGTTACGTATACTGATCGGAATTTCCATCCAATGATAGAAATCCTAGCGTAAAATAAAGATAGAAAGCAAGCAACAGCGCCCCAATAAAAGTTGTTGCCTTTCGGGCTTACCTATCCTTTTAAGAAGTTATTGGTTAATGGCTTCTCTTCACATCTTATCATGATCAGACAATAACGGATAAACTTGGGAGAAATATGCGTTGAAAATAGTAAAAACGCTCGCATTTGTAGCCAGTATATCCGCTTTTTATGCTTTTCCTCTCAAAGCTGATGGTCTGATCGATCACATTAACGGTATAACCCTCGATACCAAAGGTAACCTCCATCGTTTTACTAGCCTTTTAATTGGCCGTGATGGTAAGGTAGTAAAATTACTAAACAAGAATGACAAAAAACCGAGTGACGTTGATTTCTATCTTAATGGTAAAGATCAAACGTTAATACCGGGGTTTGTGGATGGGCATACCCATGTCATGGCATTAGGGGAGCGGGGCATAGCCCTTGATCTTTCCGATACAGAATCTCTTCAACAAGCTCAGGACAAAATGCGCCATTTTGCAGAAGAGCATCCTACCGCACGTTGGATTCTAGGCGGGGGCTGGAATGAAGAAAAATGGCATCTAGGGCGTCAGCCGCAAGCCAGCGATATTGATAAAGCGATCAATGATCGACCCGTCTGGTTGTTGCGATCAGATGGCCATGTGGGTTTAGCCAACAGTCTTGCGCTTGATGCGGCGCATATTACGAACCAAACGGCGGCGCTCATTAAAGAAGGTCATGTTGGTTATACCACCAATCATCGGCTTTCAGGCTTATTGACCGATCAGGCTATGACTTTGGTTGCGCGCGTCATTCCCCCTTTACAACCGGTTGATCGGGATGCCGCTTTTACCAAAGCCCAACAAATATTTTTTAGCCGTGGCATCACAACGGCCACCGACATGGGAACGTCGATTGATGACTGGAATGTCATGCGCCGCATGGGCGATCTCGGACATCTGCGCCTTCGGATAAGGGCTTATGCTGATGGCCTTGATCCTTTATTATCTATTGCCGGAAAATATCCAACCCTCCAGTTATATAATGGCCGCCTTTCCATGGGGGGGGTAAATTTTTCAATGGATGGCAGTGTAGCATCCTATGGGGCATGGTTGAAACAAGACTATGCCGATACTGTAGGACGACATGGAATAGATACTGTTAATGACGCTAAATTGCGTAACTTAATGAGCCGCGCTGCGATGGATGGTTTTCAGGTTGCAGTTCATGCAGCGGGCGATGCCGCCAACGATCAATTATTAAATGCAATTGATGAACTATCGCAAAGCTATACCGGCGATCGGCGCTGGCGCGTGGAAGATGCCACAGTGATCGACATCGCCGAGATCAACCGTTACTCGAAATATGATCTTGTAGTCTCTATGCAGCCCGCCAATTACTTTTCAGATAAAACGACCATTAGCACCCGTTTAGGAACGAGCCGAATGCAAAATGGCAGTGTAGAAGCTTGGAAAAATTTAGCGGATCATGATGTCCATTTGGCCTTTGGAGAAGATTTTCCAGCCACAGAAACTACGCCTTTTATGACAATTGCCGATATTTTAAACCGTCACGATGATAAAGGCAGCCCTGAACAGCCCCTGAAAAAAGAAGCCGCCTTTTCCGCTTACAGTATTGATGCCGCCTATGCCGCTTTTTCTGAAAAGCAGATAGGTCAGCTTATGCCGGGATATTACGCGGATTTTATTCTGATAGATCGCGATCCTTTTGTCGTCGATACAGAATCCCTACGCCATACCCGCATATTGGAAACTTGGGTCGCCGGTCAACAGGTATGGTCGCAGGATTAATCAGCGTTTCAAAAGAGGCGTCGGAAATCTTTTTTGTAAAAGTTTTCCTTTAAAGGATTCACTTTAAACGAACGATTATGAGCGTATCGCTTTTTATTGCCGAACATCACTTTAAACCGACCGTTATTTGCGTATCGGCTTTTCCGCTTTCTGTTGACGTTACCGGATAGGAACAATAATCGGCGGCAAAATAAGCACTTGGACGATGATTGCCAGATAAACCAATGCCACCAAACGGTGCTGTTGAAGGTGCGCCATTGGTTGGGCGATTCCAATTGATAATGCCGGCTTTGGCTTCTTCCCAAAAGCGCACAAAATGCTCTTCATTATCATCTATAAGCGCCGCCGAAAGACCAAAGCGTGTATTATTGGCCTCTTCTATCGCGGCGTCAAAATTATTGACCCGAATAATCTGGAGAACAGGACCAAAAATCTCTTCATCCGGACGGTCTGTGCTCTGTGTCATATCAATAAGCGCAGGGGTTAAGAACGGTTTTTCAGGGTCTATTCGCTGTAAAGGCCGAATAACCTTACCCCCTTTTTCTAGCCGATTCTTGTAGGCTTTTTCGATATGGTCGGCGGCTTCATTATCAATCACACATCCCATAAAAGGCTTAGGCTCGGCATAGGGTTGATCAATAATAAGACGATCTATCAACTGGCAAATAGCCTGAATAATAGGTTCCGCTTTATCCTCACGAATAATCAGACGGCGCGCACAAGTGCAACGTTGGCCTGCCGATAAATAGGCGGATTGAACTGCAATGGCAGCGGCCGATTCAATATCTTGGGTATCCCAAATTATAAGCGGATTATTGCCCCCCATTTCCAAAGCCAAAATTCGCCCTGGGGTTTCTGCAAAAATCCGGCTTAAGGCAACACCACCATGGGAAGAACCGGTAAATAATAGCCCATCAATATCTTTATGCTGGCTTAAAATTTCGCCTTCTTTTCGCCCGCCGATAACCAACTGCACAACATCCGAAGGTACAGCCGCTTCATGATAACATTGTACCAAGAATTCACCCGAAGCCGGCGTTTTTTCAGAAGGTTTAAAAATAACCACATTACCGGCGAGAATTGCTGGAATAATGTGGCCATTGGGTAGATGTGCCGGAAAATTGAAAGGCCCCAACACCACCAAAACACCATGAGGCTTGTAACGCACCGTGCTTTTTATATCGGGTGTAATTGCCGGAAGATTTTGGGTTGATGTCCTGTCTTTATAAGCCGCAATTGAAATAGCGACTTTACTGGCTACTATTTGGGCTTCTGTTCGGGCTTCCCAAAAAGGTTTGCCCGTTTCTCTGGCTATAATGTCACCAAAAATATCGGCTTTTTCTTGAACGATTTCTGCGAATCGTTCTAAAATATGAATACGTTCTTCAAGTGTGGTTTTAGACCATGCCTTCAAGGCAAGACGCGCCTTTTGAACAGTAGGCTCTATAGTACCGATCGGTCCCCTCCACAAAACACGTCCGGTTGCTGGCTCTTTAGAAATTATTTCATGCACAGTGTTGGTTTCCTTCCCCAGATAAAACCACATTCAATATCTTTGTAACGCCTTTTTAAAAAAGAACAGCTTAAAACGAAGCTTGTTCAGGCTATCGTAAACAAAAAAAACGGACAGTTAAAAATTGCTCTGCCCTGTTTTAGAACAAACTAATATAAAAGAGAGGATGGTTGTCTTTCAGACTAAAAATTTTCCAATCATTCATCCTTTGTCTAAAGTTTATCTAGGATAGTGAAAACAAGGGATGGTTTGTAAAAAGGTCAAAAAGACAGGCAAAAGATTATTATGACTAGCTTGCTTGATCCTGAAGCTCGGGGACGGGTTATCCTCGTAGGCGCAGGCCCCGGAAATCCGGAGCTTTTAACTTTGCGGGCTGTCGATGTTCTTCGACAAGCTGATGTTGTCGTTTATGATGAAGAGGTCGACGCTCGTATTTTATCCTACGCCCCGAAAACAGCCCAATGTATTGCGGTTTCATCTTCGCAAAAGGAAGGTAAGAATAACCGCAACCCCTTATCGCAGGGGGAAATCAATGCTCTTGTTATCGCCCATGTAAGAACGGGTTCTATCGTGGTTCGTTTAAAAGGCGGCGATCCCTTTGTCTTTGGGCGAGGGGGAGAAGAAGTTGAAGCCGTAAGGGCGGCGGGTATGCCAATAGAAGTTGTCCCGGGTGTTTCCGCGGCACTGGGCTGCGCTGCGGATGCCATGCTGCCGTTAACTCATCGTAATTTATCAGATGTGGTTAGCTTTGTTGCCACTTCTGAAAATGGCAATGCCCCTACTGTTAACTGGAAAGGTCTCGCTGGCCCGGGGCATACTCTGGTTGTCTATATGGATGTGAAAAAGGCACAGCATACCGCTAATTGTTTGATCAATGATGGGGTCGATCCCCATATGCCGATTGCCATTATTGAACGGGGAACTTGGGCAGACAGTAAGGTTATCCGTTCTGTACTTACAGAACTCGAAAACGCTATTCAGTCCGAAAAAATTATTGGCCCGGCTATTTTAATTGTCGGGGAAGTGGCCTTGTTAGCCGATGCCAAAGATCTTCTGGAAAAAGGCGCTGCTCATCCCGCAATGATGGTTGGATTATAAAAAATATGTCCGGTCAGAAAATCTGGCCGGACATAATCTTTGTCACCTTGATTTTTTTATGCCAAGACGCCGGTTTGCTTTCCCGCTTCTTTGAACATAGCCAGAATATCAGTGACTTGATCATCGCTATGTTCCGCACAAAGTGAACAACGCAGTAAAAACATCCCTGCCGGAGTAGCGGGCGGGCGTGCCAAATTGACGTAAAGGCCAAGCTCTAACAAGGCTTGCCACATCGCAACCGCTTGTTCCTGATCCGGTAAAATAATAGCGATAATTGCTGACTGGGCGGTTTCGGTCCCCAGTTTAAAGCCCATTTCTTTTAAGCCGCTATGCAACCGATGGGAATTTTTCCAAAGATGTTCACGCTTATGTTGGGATTTTTGCAATTTGCGAATAGAGGTCGCCGCCGTTGCGACAACGCTGGGCGGTAGCGAAGCCGTAAAGACATAGGGCCGACAAACCAAGCGTAACACTTCAAATTTAGGATGATTGGAAACGCAAAATCCACCAACGGTGCCCACCGATTTAGAGAAGGTACCGACAATAAAATCAATTTGCCCGTCTAATCCTAATTCTTCGAAAACACCGCGACCATTTTTCCCGAAAAATCCCATGCCATGGGCTTCATCATCAAGAATAACCGCATTATGCCGTTTGGCGATTTCTACCATCTCTTTCAATGGGGCAATATCACCCAACATCGAATAGACGCCTTCTAAAACAACTAACTTACCGGCATCTTTGGGAAGCCGTCCGAGTCGCCGGTCTAAATCTTCTGGAGAATTATGACGAAAACGGATGATTTCTGCATTACCCAATCGGCAACCATCATAAATGGAGGCATGACTATCGGCATCAATAATAACATATTCATCTTTACCTGCTAATGTAGAAATCATTCCCAGATTAGCTTGGTATCCCGTGGAAAAAACCATAGCATGTTCAGTGCCATAGAAATCTTTTAATGCGTCTTCACAAGCCTTGTGCCCTTGATAAGTGCCATTTAATACGCGAGAGCCTGTCGTCCCAGCCCCAAATTGTTGTAAGGCCTCAATTCCGGATTGAATGACATCGGGATCAAATGTCATCCCCATATAGTTATAGGTGCCAAGCAGGATAACCGGCTTGCCTTTGATGATAGCTTTTGTAGGCGATAAGACCTTTTCCATAACGACGGAAAAAGGGTCTCGACCGCCATGGCTTAACATTTCTGTACGGATAGCAATTAGCGGTTCAAATTTTGAAAAAAGATCAGTCACCTATTACACACTTTCAGTTCATAGCTATTTATAAGAAACGCTCGACAGATCATAAGACTCGGAAATCAATTGTTTTTTTCTGTAGTTAACTTTTTAATAACTGTGGCAAGTTGCCCCACAGTTTCGATCTCGGCCTGTAAATTCATCGAAATCGAAATATCAAAATCGTCTTCCACAGCCGCCACAAAATCCATAACCGTCAAGCTATCCCATTCCAGGCCGGTCGCGAAACTCGTCTCTTCCGTCAGAGGAATAGCCTTTTTATTAAAAGGCTCAATAAGGGCGACAACACGCTGCCAGATTTCATTATTTTCCGTCATGAAGTGTAATTCCTTAGTTCTAAAAAAGCAGTTTTGCCACGCAAGGCCAATTATTAAACATAAATATTTCTGATTTCCCGTATTTATTCAGGAAATAGAGAAGTCATTATCACTATGCTCCAGATATAAGGCACTATCATGAGCAGAACATGTCTCCGTTATGGAGGTGGTTAATCTATGAATGCTCCGCTTTGATAGAGAAGATAGATACGGACATCAAATATTAAAGCGTATCCGCGAGAGATTGCCAGATAACAGGGAGTATGTGTGATGATGGGAATAGAAAAAACGACAAATATCAGCGCTTCACTTTATAACGCGGAAAAATCTACCAGTAACTTGGTCTATAAGAATACGTCTCAAATTCTGATTGTTGCCTTTGACCCTAAACGACAGGCTTTATTAGAAAAATCGGTTTTAAATTTGGGCTTAATGTCTCGAATATTTCCGATTTACGAAGCCGCCGATATGGTTGCTAATGGTATGGCAGGCGATGCTATTTTATTGGATTTAACCTCTATTAAAGATGAATCTTTGGCCGAATCTTTATTGGATGCGGTCATGACCCGAATATCGCATGATATGATCGGGGTCGTTATTAACTTGCCCCTGTCATTAATAGATAATGCTTATAATCGTTTTTTTGAAACAGACGTGCAATTGCTAATCGAAAGCGATGAAAGCAGCTGGTATTCGGCTATTGAAAAAGCCATAAAAACATCTCCGCTTACTTTAAATGATGTAGTTGCCGATACAAGAACGCCCCCTTTGAAAACAATCAGCGAGGAAGTGAACCGCATTGCCAAGATGTTGGCTTCGCTCTCTAACGAAGAAGGTCGAAATCGGGAATATAGTTTGCCCCAATCCCTTTTAGGGGATGAACGAAAAAATGAAATTGCACGGCCAGAATTAAAAGCTGAAACGAAAAAAATCAGCATTAATGCAGCTGTTGTCAGAGCGATTATTCGTGCCCACCGCTTGCGGGATCAATATTTTTCTTCTTGTCTTTTTGCTGATCCTGCATGGGATATGCTTCTCGATTTAACGGCGGCAAAACTGGAAGGACGTCAGGTCTCTGTTTCCAGTTTATGCATTGCCTCTGCCGTTCCACCAACGACGGCTTTACGTTGGATTAAGTCTTTAACGGAAGAAAAAATATTTATCAGAATTGCAGATCTCCGCGATGGACGACGTGTTTTCATACAGCTTTCTGACATGGCCATGGATGCGATGATCCCTTATCTCGCTGCTTCGCTTAGTTTAATAACGCGCGCTCTCTAAATTTGAAATAATAAAGCCAGTCCCAAGGGAAGGGGACTGGCTTATTGTTTTTTTGTATTCTCTTGGAATAGATTTTATTCCCACTCGATCGTTCCAGGTGGCTTGGACGTGAAATCATAGGTTACACGATTGATGCCTTTGACTTCATTCACAATTCGGGTGGCAACATTGGCCAAAAATTCTGCCTGAAAGGGATAAATTTCAGCGGTCATGCCATCTGTAGAAGTAACGGCTCGTAAAGCACAAACGGAATCATAGGTGCGACTATCGCCCATAACACCGACAGTTCTTACGGGTAATAACACCGCAAAAGCCTGCCAAATGGCATCATACAAACCAGCATTACGAATTTCTTCAAGATAAATGGCATCTGCCTTACGAAGAATATCACAACGTTCTTTAGTCACCTCACCCGGAATACGAATGGCTAAACCGGGGCCAGGGAAGGGGTGACGATCAACGAAAATATCGGGCAATCCTAATTCTCGTCCGAGATTACGCACCTCATCCTTGAACAATTCCCGTAAAGGTTCGACCAACTGCATATTCATGCGTTCGGGTAAACCACCGACATTATGATGACTTTTAATAGTGACCGAAGGGCCCCCTTGGAAACTGACACTTTCGATCACATCAGGATAGAGGGTACCTTGCGCCAAAAAGTCAGCGCCCCCGATTTTTTGGGCTTCTTCTTCAAAAATTTCGATGAAGGTTTTACCGATAAATTTCCGTTTAGCTTCAGGATCGGTGACGCCTTTTAAACCCGAAAGGAATAACGCTTCTGCATTTACATGAACGAGGGTAATTCCATAATGTTCACGAAATAGAGAAACGACCTCTTCGGCTTCCCCTTGTCGCATCAATCCGTGATCGACAAAAACACAGGTAAGTTGATCGCCGATTGCTTCATGAATTAAGACGGCGGTTACCGATGAATCAACCCCACCGGATAAGCCACAAATAACGCGCCCCTTGCCAACTTGTTTTTTAATCTCGGCAATTTTGGTGTCACGAAATTCGGCCATGGTCCAATCACCGGCAAGACCACAGATGTTGTGCACAAAATGGGCAATAAGCTTGGCACCATCAGGGGTATGCACCACTTCAGGATGAAATTGCATTGCGTAAAAACGACGTTTTTCATCCGCGACTAAGGCAAAAGGCGCCCCTTCAGAAACCGCAATCGGTTTAAAGCCTTCGGGCAAGGCTTCCACACGATCGGCATGGCTCATCCAAACTTGATGCTTTTCCCCGACCTTCCATAAATTTTCAAAGAGCGGTGAGGCCGATTTGATTTCTATGAAGGCACGGCCAAACTCGCCATCGACGTCATTGGCGGTTACTTTACCCCCTAATTGATGGCACATGACTTGCTGACCATAGCAAATCCCAAAGATCGGAATACCCGCCTTAAAGAAAGCTTCTGGTACGCGAGGACTTCCCTCTGCCACAACCGAAGCGGGGCTACCGGAAAGAATAATGCCTTTTGGTTTTAACCGTAAAAAGGCTTCCTCTGCACGGTTAAAAGGAACAATTTCGCTATAAACACCCGCTTCGCGAACGCGGCGGGCGATAAGCTGGGTTACCTGACTTCCGAAATCGACAATGAGAATCGATTCAGAGACAACTTTATCGGCGATTGAAGAAACGGACATAAAGCTTTCGATAGGGAGGGATAAGCATCCTGTCCAGATGCTTCCTTTAAGAAGGCGCTTTATCTTAAAAAATCTGTAAAAATTTTACGAAGGAAAGCCTTATTATTTTTACTTTTAACCTTTTTTAAAATTATGCCCAAATAAATTTAAACTATTTTAACATTTTGGCAAAAATCTCCAAAATGAAGATTTCATATCCTTGGAAAGGATAATAAGTCCGCATCGGTGCTTCATCAACAGGATAGTGATCGTTGATCGCCTATTCAAAAAATATTGATTTCAAAAACTGATAAGGTCTCTTTTTTGACAGAGAAATACCCAAGAAATTCCTGTAAATGATAATTTTTAACCTGATTAAAGACGGTTTAGTATCATGAAAAATTCCAATCTGGATATCTATGCTTTTTAAAAGGACATGATCTTGTTACGGATAAGGCTATGATGAGACTTGCTAATCCCCATTATTTTCTGTCCTTTTCCAAAAAATTAACGCCATGGCTTGCGATTATCGGCATTTTATCGAGTTTAGCAGGTATAATCGGCGGACTGTTTTTTACGCCGCCTGATTTTCTGCAAGGGGAAACCGTTCGTATCCTTTATATCCATGTCCCAACTGCATGGTTGGCGATGGGGGGATGGAGTTGTATTGCGCTTGCCTCTTTTGTTCAATTTGTCTGGCGACACCCGCTCGCCGGCATCGCGGCAAAGGCTATGGCTTTACCGGGCGCTGTCTTTACAGCCCTTTGCCTGATGACTGGGTCGATATGGGGACGTCCGACATGGGGAACATGGTGGGAATGGGATGGCCGATTAACCTCGGTACTTATTTTGTTTTTCCTCTATCTTGGCTATATTGCCTTATCGCGTTCGGTTAGTTCGGTTAATAGCTTTAGTAGCGTTTCACGATTACCGGCTATTTATGCCTTGTTGGGGGCTATTAATCTGCCCATTATTCATTATTCGGTATTATGGTGGCGCACGCTTCACCAAGGACAAAGCCTTGGTCTTACGCATTCGGCTATTGCCCCTTCTTTACTTTGGCCGCTGCCTTTGACTTTATTGGGGTTTTCCTGCCTTTTTGCCTTAATCACTCTTTTTAGGATGCGTTATTTGCTCGCTCATGCGCAATATGAAGCCCGCCTCCAGCGAATGGCCTCGCTATGAGCGGAGGCTATAATCAGTGGCTTTTTGTCATTTCCGCTTATACTGTCGTCATTCTGGCTACCGTTGGGATATTGACCACTTCGTGGTTACAGATGCGCCGCGCAGAACAACGCCTTCCTTCTCGTAAAATATCCAAAAAAGATCCGCCTCGCGCGCATTGACGGAGAAAAAATGCAGCCTAAACATCAACGGCTTATCTTGGGTCTTGTCGCGCTTGTGGCTGTAATCGGGGCAGGGTTTCTGGCCCTGATCGCTTTTCGACATCAGGCCGCTTATTTTTATACACCTGTTGAAGCGATCAAGGCCCATCTACCGGTTGATCGTAATATCCGATTAGGCGGCATGGTCGAAAGAGGTTCGCTAACCCATGAAAAAGATGGCGTGACAATCGGTTTTAAAGTGACCGATGGTTATCAATCCTTACCGGTTTCTTATCGGGGCATTGTACCCGATCTTTTCCGTGAAGGCTCGGGCGTGGTGGCCGATGGTCATTTCGAAAAAAATGGCCTTTTTATCGCTGAAACTATCTTGGCCAAACATGATGAACGCTACATGCCGCCGAATATGCCTAATAATCCTGCCAACATGACCACGCCTCAGGGAAATTAATGTGATTGCTGAATTGGGTCTTATCCTTTTATGGCTGGCGGCCATGATGGCCTTGTTACAGACAGTTTTCGGGCTGTCCGTTTTGAATAATCGAATGGAAAGGGCTTTTTATAAGACGGTTAAACCAATAGCGATTATGCAAGCCTTACTGTCTAGTATGGCATTTTTGGTATTACTTTGGCTTTTCTTGCGGGTGGATTTATCGGTTACTTTAGTTGCTGAAAATGACCATATTGCAAAACCTTTTCTATATCGCTTGGCTGCCAGTTGGGGCAATCATGAAGGCTCTATGTTGCTATGGGTGACCATTCTTAGTCTTTGTGGTGCTTTACTCGCGTTATTAAGTAAATCGGTTGAACCGAAATTATTATCACTCGCTCTAGGGGCTCAAGGTAGTCTGGCTTTAGGCTTTTTTGCCTTTTTACTCTTTGTTTCCAATCCTTTTTCTCGACTAAACCCGCCGCCATTAGAAGGCTTGGGCCTTAATCCTTTATTGCAAGATCCGGGATTAGCTTTTCACCCGCCTACGCTTTATCTAGGATATGTTGGCCTATCCGTTGCCTTTTCTTTTGCCG encodes:
- the spt gene encoding serine palmitoyltransferase, which encodes MTDLFSKFEPLIAIRTEMLSHGGRDPFSVVMEKVLSPTKAIIKGKPVILLGTYNYMGMTFDPDVIQSGIEALQQFGAGTTGSRVLNGTYQGHKACEDALKDFYGTEHAMVFSTGYQANLGMISTLAGKDEYVIIDADSHASIYDGCRLGNAEIIRFRHNSPEDLDRRLGRLPKDAGKLVVLEGVYSMLGDIAPLKEMVEIAKRHNAVILDDEAHGMGFFGKNGRGVFEELGLDGQIDFIVGTFSKSVGTVGGFCVSNHPKFEVLRLVCRPYVFTASLPPSVVATAATSIRKLQKSQHKREHLWKNSHRLHSGLKEMGFKLGTETAQSAIIAIILPDQEQAVAMWQALLELGLYVNLARPPATPAGMFLLRCSLCAEHSDDQVTDILAMFKEAGKQTGVLA
- the cobA gene encoding uroporphyrinogen-III C-methyltransferase, producing the protein MTSLLDPEARGRVILVGAGPGNPELLTLRAVDVLRQADVVVYDEEVDARILSYAPKTAQCIAVSSSQKEGKNNRNPLSQGEINALVIAHVRTGSIVVRLKGGDPFVFGRGGEEVEAVRAAGMPIEVVPGVSAALGCAADAMLPLTHRNLSDVVSFVATSENGNAPTVNWKGLAGPGHTLVVYMDVKKAQHTANCLINDGVDPHMPIAIIERGTWADSKVIRSVLTELENAIQSEKIIGPAILIVGEVALLADAKDLLEKGAAHPAMMVGL
- a CDS encoding acyl carrier protein encodes the protein MTENNEIWQRVVALIEPFNKKAIPLTEETSFATGLEWDSLTVMDFVAAVEDDFDISISMNLQAEIETVGQLATVIKKLTTEKNN
- a CDS encoding amidohydrolase; this translates as MKIVKTLAFVASISAFYAFPLKADGLIDHINGITLDTKGNLHRFTSLLIGRDGKVVKLLNKNDKKPSDVDFYLNGKDQTLIPGFVDGHTHVMALGERGIALDLSDTESLQQAQDKMRHFAEEHPTARWILGGGWNEEKWHLGRQPQASDIDKAINDRPVWLLRSDGHVGLANSLALDAAHITNQTAALIKEGHVGYTTNHRLSGLLTDQAMTLVARVIPPLQPVDRDAAFTKAQQIFFSRGITTATDMGTSIDDWNVMRRMGDLGHLRLRIRAYADGLDPLLSIAGKYPTLQLYNGRLSMGGVNFSMDGSVASYGAWLKQDYADTVGRHGIDTVNDAKLRNLMSRAAMDGFQVAVHAAGDAANDQLLNAIDELSQSYTGDRRWRVEDATVIDIAEINRYSKYDLVVSMQPANYFSDKTTISTRLGTSRMQNGSVEAWKNLADHDVHLAFGEDFPATETTPFMTIADILNRHDDKGSPEQPLKKEAAFSAYSIDAAYAAFSEKQIGQLMPGYYADFILIDRDPFVVDTESLRHTRILETWVAGQQVWSQD
- the ccmC gene encoding heme ABC transporter permease CcmC; its protein translation is MMRLANPHYFLSFSKKLTPWLAIIGILSSLAGIIGGLFFTPPDFLQGETVRILYIHVPTAWLAMGGWSCIALASFVQFVWRHPLAGIAAKAMALPGAVFTALCLMTGSIWGRPTWGTWWEWDGRLTSVLILFFLYLGYIALSRSVSSVNSFSSVSRLPAIYALLGAINLPIIHYSVLWWRTLHQGQSLGLTHSAIAPSLLWPLPLTLLGFSCLFALITLFRMRYLLAHAQYEARLQRMASL
- the guaA gene encoding glutamine-hydrolyzing GMP synthase; protein product: MSVSSIADKVVSESILIVDFGSQVTQLIARRVREAGVYSEIVPFNRAEEAFLRLKPKGIILSGSPASVVAEGSPRVPEAFFKAGIPIFGICYGQQVMCHQLGGKVTANDVDGEFGRAFIEIKSASPLFENLWKVGEKHQVWMSHADRVEALPEGFKPIAVSEGAPFALVADEKRRFYAMQFHPEVVHTPDGAKLIAHFVHNICGLAGDWTMAEFRDTKIAEIKKQVGKGRVICGLSGGVDSSVTAVLIHEAIGDQLTCVFVDHGLMRQGEAEEVVSLFREHYGITLVHVNAEALFLSGLKGVTDPEAKRKFIGKTFIEIFEEEAQKIGGADFLAQGTLYPDVIESVSFQGGPSVTIKSHHNVGGLPERMNMQLVEPLRELFKDEVRNLGRELGLPDIFVDRHPFPGPGLAIRIPGEVTKERCDILRKADAIYLEEIRNAGLYDAIWQAFAVLLPVRTVGVMGDSRTYDSVCALRAVTSTDGMTAEIYPFQAEFLANVATRIVNEVKGINRVTYDFTSKPPGTIEWE
- the ccmE gene encoding cytochrome c maturation protein CcmE, producing the protein MQPKHQRLILGLVALVAVIGAGFLALIAFRHQAAYFYTPVEAIKAHLPVDRNIRLGGMVERGSLTHEKDGVTIGFKVTDGYQSLPVSYRGIVPDLFREGSGVVADGHFEKNGLFIAETILAKHDERYMPPNMPNNPANMTTPQGN
- the astD gene encoding succinylglutamate-semialdehyde dehydrogenase; this translates as MWFYLGKETNTVHEIISKEPATGRVLWRGPIGTIEPTVQKARLALKAWSKTTLEERIHILERFAEIVQEKADIFGDIIARETGKPFWEARTEAQIVASKVAISIAAYKDRTSTQNLPAITPDIKSTVRYKPHGVLVVLGPFNFPAHLPNGHIIPAILAGNVVIFKPSEKTPASGEFLVQCYHEAAVPSDVVQLVIGGRKEGEILSQHKDIDGLLFTGSSHGGVALSRIFAETPGRILALEMGGNNPLIIWDTQDIESAAAIAVQSAYLSAGQRCTCARRLIIREDKAEPIIQAICQLIDRLIIDQPYAEPKPFMGCVIDNEAADHIEKAYKNRLEKGGKVIRPLQRIDPEKPFLTPALIDMTQSTDRPDEEIFGPVLQIIRVNNFDAAIEEANNTRFGLSAALIDDNEEHFVRFWEEAKAGIINWNRPTNGAPSTAPFGGIGLSGNHRPSAYFAADYCSYPVTSTESGKADTQITVGLK